In Pyxidicoccus xibeiensis, the following proteins share a genomic window:
- the queD gene encoding 6-carboxytetrahydropterin synthase QueD yields the protein MDIFKEFTFEAAHRLPHVPTNHKCSRLHGHSYRVEIHVRGPVGERSGWVMDFADLKEAFEPLRLKLDHYYLNEIEGLDNPTSENLSRWIWKRLRPTLPLLSRVVVRETCTSGCIYQGEDD from the coding sequence TTGGACATCTTCAAGGAGTTCACCTTCGAGGCCGCCCACCGGCTGCCCCACGTGCCCACCAACCACAAGTGCAGCCGGCTGCACGGGCACAGCTACCGGGTGGAAATCCACGTGCGCGGCCCGGTAGGCGAGCGCTCCGGCTGGGTGATGGACTTCGCCGACCTCAAGGAGGCCTTCGAGCCCCTGCGGCTCAAGCTGGACCACTACTACCTCAACGAGATTGAGGGCCTGGACAACCCCACCAGCGAGAACCTGTCGCGGTGGATCTGGAAGCGCCTGCGTCCCACCCTGCCCCTGCTCAGCAGGGTGGTGGTCCGCGAGACGTGCACCAGCGGCTGCATCTACCAGGGCGAGGACGACTGA
- a CDS encoding right-handed parallel beta-helix repeat-containing protein, with translation MRQRTPLKRVICSAVLLSLAGCNGKSELSQDNGARPVPDETPSTGIPPIAQPELPGTSDDDETPTPTPQQPGPLPPIPQLPTTPTPTPTPTPTPTPTPPPAPQPQYSRILWVAPGGSDSASGTERAPLRTVTRALELVAPGEAVYLKTGTYSERLKLEEKGGSEASPLTLKAAPGNTPVVKPTGSGTSLVDVRGAYWRVEGLTLDLAGNASFAVLWRGVGSHHGVLKNSILKNGTAGAGVNVSEKASDVLIEGNVISHFNRNGDDSHGVILQTTARNVVVRGNDIHHNSGDGVQCIGPEGGATVSGTPFDNLLVEDNELHENSENGVDVKTCTRVTLRGNIIFGHKSSSSSRGEGVVVHLSAKDVTLEDNVLYNNGRAISIGGVREGAPPTNITIRRNLVRDALSGSEEGSGIRVDTSSNVKVQHNTVWNVPGPCLIFGHGDTGASAGLDIRNNVFAGCGVAVRGGPGRSGAVVDANLYFRSSGSALFRLDGADMDFADWKSGSGLDRRSLEKSPAFLNIDTGDFRLGASSPARNVGLSLGLSHCGAAPDLGAFESDCP, from the coding sequence ATGCGCCAACGGACACCGCTGAAGAGGGTCATCTGCTCCGCAGTCCTGCTCAGCCTCGCCGGCTGTAACGGCAAGAGCGAGCTTTCGCAGGACAACGGCGCACGTCCCGTCCCGGACGAGACCCCTTCGACGGGAATTCCGCCCATCGCGCAGCCCGAGCTCCCCGGCACCTCCGACGACGACGAGACGCCGACTCCCACGCCGCAACAGCCGGGCCCGCTCCCGCCCATCCCGCAGCTCCCCACCACCCCCACGCCGACGCCGACGCCGACCCCCACGCCGACGCCGACGCCCCCTCCCGCGCCGCAGCCCCAGTACTCGCGCATCCTCTGGGTGGCGCCTGGTGGCAGTGACAGCGCCTCCGGCACGGAGCGCGCGCCGCTGCGCACCGTGACGCGGGCGCTGGAGCTCGTCGCGCCGGGCGAGGCCGTCTATCTCAAGACGGGGACGTACTCCGAGCGGCTGAAGCTGGAGGAGAAGGGCGGCTCGGAGGCCTCACCGCTCACGCTGAAGGCGGCGCCCGGCAACACCCCGGTGGTGAAGCCCACCGGCAGCGGCACGTCGCTGGTGGACGTGCGCGGCGCGTACTGGCGCGTCGAGGGGCTGACGCTCGACCTGGCGGGCAATGCCTCCTTCGCGGTGCTGTGGCGCGGCGTGGGCTCGCACCATGGCGTGCTGAAGAACTCCATCCTGAAGAACGGCACGGCGGGCGCGGGCGTCAACGTGTCGGAGAAGGCCAGCGACGTGCTCATCGAGGGCAACGTCATCTCCCACTTCAACCGCAACGGGGACGACAGCCACGGCGTCATCCTGCAGACCACCGCGCGCAACGTGGTGGTGCGCGGCAATGACATCCACCACAACTCCGGAGACGGGGTGCAGTGCATCGGGCCCGAGGGCGGCGCCACCGTCTCCGGCACGCCCTTCGACAACCTCCTGGTGGAGGACAACGAGCTGCACGAGAACAGCGAGAACGGCGTGGACGTGAAGACGTGCACCCGCGTCACGCTGCGCGGCAACATCATCTTCGGCCACAAGTCCTCGTCCAGCTCGCGTGGCGAGGGGGTGGTGGTGCACCTGTCCGCGAAGGACGTCACGCTGGAGGACAACGTCCTCTACAACAACGGCCGCGCCATCAGCATCGGCGGGGTGCGTGAGGGGGCGCCGCCCACCAACATCACCATCCGCCGCAACCTCGTGCGGGACGCGCTGAGCGGGAGCGAGGAGGGCAGCGGCATCCGCGTGGACACCTCGTCCAACGTGAAGGTGCAGCACAACACCGTGTGGAACGTTCCCGGCCCGTGCCTCATCTTCGGCCATGGCGACACCGGGGCCAGCGCCGGCCTGGACATCCGCAACAACGTCTTCGCCGGGTGCGGCGTGGCGGTGCGCGGGGGCCCTGGCCGCTCCGGCGCGGTGGTGGACGCCAACCTCTACTTCCGCTCCAGCGGGTCGGCCCTCTTCCGGCTCGACGGCGCGGACATGGACTTCGCGGACTGGAAGTCGGGCAGCGGCCTGGACCGCCGCTCGCTGGAGAAGTCCCCGGCCTTCCTCAACATCGACACCGGGGACTTCCGCCTGGGGGCCAGCTCGCCTGCTCGCAATGTGGGCCTGTCCCTGGGCCTGAGCCACTGCGGAGCCGCGCCGGACCTGGGTGCCTTCGAGTCTGACTGCCCCTGA
- a CDS encoding PAS domain S-box protein has protein sequence MPSSLEFALGITLVPPNSPAREALTASAARAGLRVVDGLEGASLALVDLTVPGSESSLRALREDPRASSLALVVLTEPGEAGFAAAEALKPADVLCVPVVVHELAWRLQCAAERCLEREEQERGQTDLALLLELTADYAETSDVEALLHGVTRRLAEKLDIARATLVMLGRNADEGIIVAASDDPTLKDLRIELSRYPEIREVMRTGKPVVMQEAPTHPLLGDVERRAVAARGIHAIAALPLPIRGQVRGVLLLRAAGTRRTFTSREIEFLTTVAHATAVALRNASVLQSVRGQTEAEKTARLAAEEQAASFKPYQLFFAHVSEGVAILDDKACVLSLNPSGAAMLDMPAPDARGRHLHQVTQPVDECVLMELVTTASRGEARSGVDVEVNTPAGRRLTLSMSAAPLRDEDAATILSFRDVTDARKLEYELRQTKDFLERLIDSSVDAIIAADLKGRIILFNKGAEAMCGYTSQEALGGLTVDQLYPPGVARRIMGMIRSPEHGGKGRLSLTREELVHRSGERVPVNMTASIVYEGGREVFSVGIFTDLRARMQLERKLSDVETRLEESEKSAVIVALAGTAAHELNQPLTSVMGYAELLKRKLKEEDFAWKPVDIIYREAERMAEIVRKIGKITRYETKSYMGAQQILDLDKASSHED, from the coding sequence GTGCCGTCCTCGCTGGAATTCGCTCTGGGCATCACCCTGGTGCCCCCCAATTCGCCCGCGCGTGAGGCGCTGACCGCCTCGGCGGCACGTGCGGGATTGCGGGTGGTGGATGGCCTGGAAGGCGCCTCCCTCGCGCTGGTGGACCTCACCGTGCCCGGCAGCGAGTCCTCGCTGCGGGCCCTGCGTGAGGACCCCCGGGCCTCCTCCCTCGCCCTGGTCGTCCTGACGGAGCCGGGGGAGGCGGGCTTCGCCGCCGCGGAGGCCCTCAAGCCCGCGGACGTCCTCTGCGTGCCGGTGGTCGTCCACGAGCTCGCCTGGCGGCTCCAGTGCGCCGCCGAGCGCTGCCTGGAGCGCGAGGAGCAGGAGCGCGGGCAGACAGACCTGGCCCTCCTGCTGGAGCTGACGGCGGACTACGCGGAGACCTCCGACGTGGAGGCGCTCCTGCACGGCGTCACCCGCCGGCTGGCGGAGAAGCTGGACATCGCCCGCGCCACGCTGGTGATGCTCGGCCGCAACGCCGACGAGGGCATCATCGTCGCCGCCAGCGACGACCCGACCCTCAAGGACCTGCGCATCGAGCTGTCGCGCTACCCCGAGATTCGCGAGGTGATGCGCACCGGCAAGCCCGTGGTCATGCAGGAGGCGCCCACCCACCCGCTGCTGGGGGACGTGGAGCGCCGGGCCGTGGCCGCGCGGGGCATCCACGCGATTGCCGCGCTGCCCCTGCCCATCCGCGGCCAGGTGCGCGGCGTGCTGCTCTTGCGCGCGGCGGGGACGCGGCGGACCTTCACCTCGCGGGAAATCGAGTTCCTCACCACCGTGGCGCATGCCACCGCGGTGGCGCTGCGCAACGCGTCCGTGCTCCAGTCCGTGCGCGGGCAGACGGAGGCGGAGAAGACGGCCCGCCTGGCCGCCGAGGAGCAGGCGGCGTCGTTCAAGCCCTACCAGCTCTTCTTCGCGCACGTCAGCGAGGGCGTGGCCATCCTCGACGACAAGGCGTGCGTGCTGTCGCTCAACCCGTCGGGCGCGGCCATGCTGGACATGCCCGCGCCGGACGCGCGGGGCCGCCACCTGCACCAGGTGACGCAGCCGGTGGACGAGTGCGTGCTGATGGAGCTGGTGACCACCGCGTCGCGCGGCGAGGCCCGCTCCGGCGTGGACGTGGAGGTGAACACCCCCGCGGGCCGCCGCCTGACGCTGTCCATGTCCGCCGCGCCGCTGCGGGACGAGGACGCCGCCACCATCCTCTCCTTCCGGGACGTCACGGACGCGCGCAAGCTGGAGTACGAGCTGCGCCAGACGAAGGACTTCCTGGAGCGGCTCATCGACTCGTCGGTGGACGCCATCATCGCGGCGGACCTGAAGGGGCGCATCATCCTCTTCAACAAGGGCGCGGAGGCGATGTGCGGCTACACGTCGCAGGAGGCCCTGGGCGGCCTCACCGTGGACCAGCTCTATCCGCCCGGGGTCGCCCGCCGCATCATGGGCATGATTCGCAGCCCGGAGCATGGCGGCAAGGGCCGGCTGTCCCTCACCCGCGAGGAGCTGGTGCACCGCTCCGGGGAGCGGGTGCCGGTGAACATGACGGCCTCCATCGTCTACGAGGGCGGCCGTGAGGTGTTCAGCGTGGGCATCTTCACGGACCTGCGCGCCCGGATGCAGCTGGAGCGCAAGCTGTCGGACGTGGAGACGCGGCTGGAGGAGAGCGAGAAGAGCGCCGTCATCGTCGCGCTCGCCGGCACGGCCGCGCACGAGCTGAACCAGCCGCTCACCTCGGTGATGGGCTACGCGGAGCTGCTCAAGCGGAAGCTGAAGGAGGAGGACTTCGCCTGGAAGCCGGTGGACATCATCTACCGCGAGGCGGAGCGCATGGCGGAGATCGTGCGGAAGATCGGGAAGATCACCCGCTACGAGACGAAGTCGTACATGGGGGCGCAGCAGATTCTCGACCTGGACAAGGCCTCCTCCCATGAAGACTGA
- a CDS encoding SDR family NAD(P)-dependent oxidoreductase — MNVLVTGATAGFGLAITRRFIQEGARVIATGRRTERLEAMRAEFGERLLPVTLDITDREAVARAVGSLPADFAEVDVLVNNAGLALGLDLAQTARVEDWDKMVDTNVKGLLYCTHAVLPGMVARNRGHIVNMGSIAAEFPYPGGNVYGATKAFVHQFSLNLRADLHGTAVRVTDIEPGLVGGTEFSNVRFKGDEARAASLYANTQPLTPEDIADTVHWVTTRPAHVNINVMSLMPVVQSFGPLPIKRQG, encoded by the coding sequence ATGAACGTCCTCGTCACCGGAGCCACGGCCGGCTTCGGGCTGGCCATCACCCGCCGCTTCATCCAGGAGGGCGCGCGCGTCATCGCCACCGGCCGGAGGACCGAGCGGCTGGAGGCCATGCGGGCGGAGTTCGGGGAGCGGCTGCTGCCCGTGACGCTCGACATCACGGACCGCGAGGCCGTGGCGCGCGCCGTGGGCTCGCTGCCCGCGGACTTCGCCGAGGTGGACGTGCTGGTCAACAACGCGGGCCTGGCGCTGGGGTTGGACCTGGCGCAGACGGCGCGCGTGGAGGACTGGGACAAGATGGTGGACACCAACGTGAAGGGCCTCCTGTACTGCACGCATGCGGTGCTGCCCGGCATGGTGGCGCGCAACCGGGGCCACATCGTCAACATGGGCTCCATCGCCGCCGAGTTCCCCTACCCCGGCGGCAACGTGTACGGCGCGACCAAGGCCTTCGTGCACCAGTTCAGCCTCAACCTGCGCGCGGACCTGCACGGCACCGCCGTGCGCGTGACGGACATCGAGCCGGGGCTGGTGGGCGGCACCGAGTTCTCCAACGTCCGCTTCAAGGGTGACGAGGCGCGCGCCGCGTCGCTGTACGCGAACACGCAGCCGCTGACGCCCGAGGACATCGCGGACACGGTGCACTGGGTGACGACGCGCCCGGCGCACGTGAACATCAACGTCATGTCGCTGATGCCGGTGGTGCAGTCCTTCGGGCCGCTCCCGATAAAGCGGCAGGGCTGA
- a CDS encoding M23 family metallopeptidase, translating to MNHYATAALALLILLLVYSGVMFGASFAGLTGDGPMVPTAVVAILAWGAFILLLLQGVRRTVPVLKGESRRLDASLFWVGLLPMIGAALSIVTAFAFGFGAFASCGPVWLSGLYHWGGLVGSVLCLGAWFVAPLFASDMTAEGGRHLEPRGTRKLIVTGAVVYGLWGVIWLGAWVLLRGSIDDGSYPSAASSPYRLPYPDEGRSWVVQGNNSNLNHKEDEAFAWDFRRQCGTPVLAARAGTVTRVEDSHDGNGKGKPNNRIEVTHSDGTVGRYFHISQGSAKVDTGDPVKQGQQLALVGNVGNSLTGHIHFDVEKGGVSIPVTFRDVDEDEGIPRTFERYASAD from the coding sequence ATGAACCACTATGCAACGGCGGCACTGGCCCTCCTCATCCTGCTGCTCGTCTATTCGGGCGTGATGTTCGGCGCGTCCTTCGCGGGGCTCACCGGTGACGGCCCCATGGTGCCCACGGCGGTGGTGGCCATCCTCGCGTGGGGTGCCTTCATCCTGCTGCTGCTCCAGGGCGTGCGGCGCACCGTGCCCGTGCTCAAAGGCGAGTCGCGGAGGCTCGACGCGAGCCTGTTCTGGGTGGGCCTGCTTCCGATGATTGGAGCGGCGCTGTCCATCGTCACGGCGTTCGCGTTCGGCTTCGGGGCCTTTGCCTCCTGCGGGCCCGTGTGGCTGTCGGGGCTGTACCACTGGGGTGGGCTGGTGGGCAGCGTGCTGTGCCTGGGCGCGTGGTTCGTCGCGCCCCTCTTCGCGAGCGACATGACGGCGGAGGGCGGACGGCACCTGGAGCCGCGCGGCACGCGCAAGCTCATCGTCACGGGGGCGGTGGTGTATGGCCTGTGGGGTGTCATCTGGCTCGGGGCGTGGGTGCTGCTGCGCGGCTCCATCGACGACGGGAGCTACCCGAGCGCGGCGAGCTCGCCCTACCGGCTTCCGTACCCGGACGAGGGCCGCTCGTGGGTGGTGCAGGGGAACAACTCGAACCTCAACCACAAGGAGGACGAGGCGTTCGCCTGGGACTTCCGGCGCCAGTGCGGCACCCCGGTGCTCGCGGCGCGCGCGGGGACGGTGACGCGGGTGGAGGACAGCCACGACGGCAACGGCAAGGGCAAGCCGAACAACCGCATCGAGGTGACGCACAGTGACGGCACGGTGGGGCGCTACTTCCACATCTCGCAGGGCAGCGCGAAGGTCGACACGGGCGACCCGGTGAAGCAGGGCCAGCAGCTGGCGCTGGTCGGCAACGTGGGCAACAGCCTCACCGGCCACATCCACTTCGACGTGGAGAAGGGCGGCGTCAGCATCCCCGTCACCTTCCGCGACGTCGACGAGGACGAGGGCATTCCCCGGACCTTCGAGCGCTACGCATCCGCGGACTGA
- a CDS encoding GAF domain-containing sensor histidine kinase, giving the protein MKTEPRVVRIPGGPSPESFQAFFEALDAPAAMCDPNLRLVAVNEAFRRFCADHHVSVDDVARALTGASAPSDGGSCDVELLSDLAGVVLTLSRRGDVVAVRARNEPELARNRLVVAERALLEQARTESVLLDLGRSVAESGGEEELVAAVARGVKELFPGRSFCIRITDARTGGLTSLYAEGRLKEGAHEPLALLQRAVDKTNLSQAALPAGRVAVLSEVPLLFEGSTHGVSAPLVASGQLFGAVNMEYPEGFDADVQHDERVLLQLANQVAVAVKNAKLIDELTFVRKYLEDLLEKANALILVASRDKQVVVFNQAISALTGFRKEDVLGKDLFWLVPESEHLRLTQVIASAMRGESVNSFETRLLARDGGEVRVSFATSSMLTQHGEVEGVIAIGQDITVVKELEKRIIHAEKLASIGQLAASVVHEINNPMTAVATYADALLQRSRTTPGANPADQEKLKKILESSHRILRFTRDLVSYARPAQDKPEKVQLNAVVDMAVGFCEHVVAQARVSVHREYSELPPLSAVRANLVQVFVNLITNACHAMQPGGAVYLTTGKDGQDAVVTVRDTGTGIDPKHLQKIFEPFFTTKPEGKGTGLGLSICQGIVENHGGRLTVESCVGAGTTFTVRLPLAVG; this is encoded by the coding sequence ATGAAGACTGAGCCTCGCGTCGTGCGCATTCCCGGCGGCCCCTCGCCCGAGTCCTTCCAGGCCTTCTTCGAGGCGCTCGACGCGCCCGCGGCCATGTGCGACCCCAACCTGAGGTTGGTGGCCGTCAACGAGGCCTTCCGCCGCTTCTGTGCGGACCACCACGTGTCCGTGGATGACGTGGCGCGTGCGCTGACGGGCGCCAGCGCTCCCTCGGATGGTGGCAGCTGTGACGTGGAGCTCCTGTCCGACCTGGCCGGCGTGGTGTTGACGCTGTCGCGGCGTGGGGACGTGGTGGCGGTGCGCGCGCGCAACGAGCCGGAGCTGGCGCGCAACCGGCTGGTGGTGGCGGAGCGGGCCCTGCTGGAGCAGGCGCGCACGGAGAGCGTGCTGCTGGATCTGGGCCGCAGCGTGGCCGAGTCGGGTGGCGAGGAGGAGCTGGTCGCGGCGGTGGCGCGCGGGGTGAAGGAGCTGTTCCCCGGGCGCTCGTTCTGCATCCGGATTACCGACGCGCGCACCGGCGGGCTGACGTCGCTCTATGCGGAGGGCCGGCTGAAGGAGGGCGCGCACGAGCCGCTGGCGCTGCTCCAGCGCGCGGTGGACAAGACGAACCTGTCGCAGGCGGCGCTGCCCGCGGGCCGGGTGGCGGTGCTCAGCGAGGTGCCGCTGCTGTTCGAGGGCAGCACCCACGGGGTGAGCGCGCCGCTGGTGGCGAGCGGGCAGCTCTTCGGCGCCGTCAACATGGAGTACCCGGAGGGCTTCGACGCGGACGTGCAGCACGACGAGCGCGTGCTCCTGCAGCTGGCCAACCAGGTGGCCGTGGCGGTGAAGAACGCGAAGCTCATCGACGAGCTGACCTTCGTCCGCAAGTACCTGGAGGACCTGCTGGAGAAGGCCAACGCCCTCATCCTGGTGGCGAGCCGGGACAAGCAGGTGGTGGTCTTCAACCAGGCCATCAGCGCGCTCACCGGCTTCCGGAAGGAAGACGTGCTGGGCAAGGACCTGTTCTGGCTGGTGCCGGAGAGCGAGCACCTGCGGCTGACACAGGTCATCGCGTCGGCGATGCGCGGCGAGTCGGTGAACAGCTTCGAGACGCGGCTGCTGGCCCGCGACGGCGGCGAGGTGCGCGTGTCGTTCGCCACCTCCTCCATGCTCACCCAGCACGGTGAAGTCGAAGGCGTCATCGCCATCGGCCAGGACATCACCGTGGTGAAGGAGCTGGAGAAGCGCATCATCCACGCGGAGAAGCTGGCCTCCATCGGCCAGCTCGCCGCCAGCGTGGTGCACGAAATCAACAACCCGATGACGGCGGTGGCGACGTACGCGGACGCGCTGCTGCAGCGCTCTCGGACGACGCCGGGGGCGAACCCGGCGGACCAGGAGAAGCTGAAGAAGATTCTCGAGAGCAGCCACCGCATCCTGCGCTTCACGCGAGATTTGGTGAGCTACGCGCGGCCGGCGCAGGACAAGCCGGAGAAGGTGCAGCTCAACGCCGTGGTGGACATGGCGGTGGGCTTCTGCGAGCACGTGGTGGCGCAGGCGCGCGTCAGCGTGCACCGCGAGTACTCGGAGCTGCCGCCGCTGTCCGCGGTGCGCGCGAACCTGGTGCAGGTGTTCGTCAACCTCATCACCAACGCCTGCCACGCGATGCAGCCGGGCGGCGCGGTGTACCTGACCACGGGGAAGGACGGTCAGGACGCGGTGGTGACGGTGCGCGACACCGGCACGGGCATCGACCCCAAGCACCTGCAGAAGATCTTCGAGCCGTTCTTCACCACCAAGCCGGAGGGGAAGGGCACCGGCCTGGGGCTGTCCATCTGCCAGGGGATTGTGGAGAACCACGGTGGACGGCTCACCGTGGAGAGCTGCGTCGGTGCTGGCACCACGTTCACCGTGCGGCTGCCGCTGGCGGTGGGCTGA